A single Desulfomicrobium apsheronum DNA region contains:
- a CDS encoding helix-turn-helix domain-containing protein, with the protein MSCPSISFLHVQPGLEMSQVARSSHVFPRHFHDDLYAIGLMHQGASYCLGPSHSEATVRQGQACLINPGQVHSGVPISDDTISYTMFYLRADLVRSMAEDMSRRPEAAPEFTTLICDRPDLVMSLYRLAQNLTASHGLARESALVRTLGDILGAYCGVKSKSPALPMLVRHAKEMLRSNLEHKFTLRDMAAVLGVSQYHLLRTFKRQTGIPPHVFRTQQRVERAKSLIRQGMVLSEVAQVTGFADQSHFSNTFKLYTSATPGQYALLP; encoded by the coding sequence ATGTCCTGCCCGTCCATCAGTTTTCTTCATGTCCAGCCCGGTCTTGAAATGAGCCAGGTCGCGCGCAGCAGCCATGTCTTCCCCCGCCATTTCCATGACGATCTTTACGCCATAGGACTCATGCATCAGGGAGCAAGCTACTGCCTCGGCCCATCGCATTCCGAAGCCACCGTGCGGCAGGGACAGGCGTGTCTGATCAATCCCGGGCAGGTCCACTCCGGCGTGCCGATTTCGGACGACACCATATCCTACACCATGTTCTACCTGCGTGCGGATTTGGTTCGGAGCATGGCGGAAGACATGAGCCGTCGGCCCGAAGCGGCTCCCGAATTCACGACCTTGATTTGCGATCGGCCCGATCTTGTCATGTCCCTTTACAGGCTGGCGCAGAACCTGACCGCGAGTCACGGACTGGCGCGGGAATCGGCGCTGGTCAGAACCCTGGGGGACATTCTGGGTGCGTACTGCGGAGTGAAAAGCAAGTCCCCGGCTCTTCCCATGCTCGTCCGGCATGCCAAGGAAATGCTGCGCTCGAATCTGGAGCATAAATTTACCTTGCGGGACATGGCGGCCGTGCTCGGGGTGAGCCAGTATCACCTGCTGCGTACCTTCAAGCGTCAGACCGGGATTCCTCCCCATGTCTTCCGCACCCAGCAGCGCGTGGAACGGGCCAAGTCCCTGATCCGGCAGGGCATGGTCCTGTCCGAAGTGGCCCAGGTCACTGGCTTTGCCGATCAATCCCATTTCAGCAACACGTTCAAGCTCTATACTTCAGCTACGCCGGGGCAGTACGCGCTTCTGCCCTGA
- a CDS encoding GGDEF domain-containing protein, which yields MNSPESAQSSAPPLDTKALVHVFEELWKHSSDPFWICMPAGDDYELLVANDAAVRLDIRQIAGNTVRGIVGYGPEGDELISGYHECMASGEAVTFEQRPVLHGSRRLFETLLVPVKNDTGAITHIWGMARDLTRFLVSQNALVHLNEQLEVKILQRTMELEEANKKLAELSMTDGLTGIANRRKFDAALVEEWTRAVRAGSTLALVMLDIDHFKKYNDHYGHQQGDDCLKRVAEVLRAGARRQGDLATRYGGEEFCMILPDTSLDGAFEIAERLRREVEELNMPHEQSEFGRVTVSLGVAASTSGKGQGPAELLRLADASLYRAKSEGRNCVRGTSPWII from the coding sequence ATGAACTCTCCGGAATCGGCCCAGTCCTCCGCACCGCCCCTCGACACGAAGGCCCTGGTGCATGTCTTTGAAGAGCTCTGGAAACATTCCAGCGACCCGTTCTGGATCTGCATGCCCGCCGGCGACGACTATGAATTGCTGGTGGCCAACGATGCCGCCGTGCGCCTAGACATCAGGCAGATCGCCGGAAACACGGTGCGCGGCATCGTTGGGTATGGCCCCGAGGGCGACGAGCTCATTTCCGGGTATCACGAGTGCATGGCCTCGGGCGAAGCCGTGACCTTCGAACAGCGCCCCGTTCTGCACGGCAGTCGGCGATTGTTTGAAACACTGCTCGTGCCGGTGAAGAACGACACCGGCGCCATCACGCATATCTGGGGCATGGCGCGCGACCTGACGCGCTTTCTGGTTTCCCAGAACGCCCTGGTGCATCTGAACGAACAACTCGAAGTCAAGATTCTTCAGCGCACCATGGAACTCGAAGAGGCCAACAAGAAGCTGGCCGAACTGTCGATGACCGACGGGCTGACAGGCATCGCCAACCGCCGCAAGTTCGATGCGGCCCTGGTCGAGGAATGGACCCGGGCGGTTCGCGCGGGATCGACACTGGCCCTTGTCATGCTCGATATCGATCACTTCAAGAAATACAACGATCACTACGGGCACCAGCAGGGCGACGACTGTCTCAAGCGGGTGGCGGAGGTCTTGCGGGCGGGCGCCCGCCGTCAGGGGGATCTTGCGACGCGCTACGGTGGCGAGGAATTCTGCATGATCCTGCCCGATACCAGCCTGGACGGGGCATTTGAAATCGCCGAACGCCTGCGGCGTGAAGTGGAAGAACTGAACATGCCGCACGAGCAGTCGGAGTTCGGCAGGGTCACGGTCAGCCTGGGGGTGGCGGCAAGCACGTCGGGCAAGGGTCAGGGCCCGGCCGAACTCTTGCGTCTGGCCGATGCATCCTTGTACCGAGCCAAGTCCGAAGGTCGAAATTGCGTCCGGGGCACTTCCCCCTGGATCATTTGA
- a CDS encoding ArsR/SmtB family transcription factor: MGEQKGGSMKDVCEVRCIHEENVNRALLGRTDDGVLEEAAGLLGVISDPTRLKIMDALRLGELCVCDLAAVLGMSISAVSHQLRLLRTARLVRGRRAGKVIFYTIHDEHIDKLMDMALDHCRQRCGE; encoded by the coding sequence ATGGGCGAACAAAAGGGAGGCAGCATGAAGGATGTCTGCGAAGTCCGCTGTATCCATGAAGAAAATGTAAACAGAGCGCTGCTGGGCAGAACCGACGATGGCGTGCTCGAAGAAGCCGCCGGGCTTCTGGGTGTCATTTCCGACCCGACGCGGCTCAAGATCATGGACGCCCTGCGCCTTGGGGAGTTGTGCGTGTGCGATCTGGCGGCGGTGCTGGGTATGTCCATTTCGGCCGTATCCCACCAGCTGCGCCTTTTACGCACGGCCAGACTGGTGCGCGGCAGGCGGGCGGGCAAGGTGATTTTTTATACGATCCATGACGAGCACATCGACAAACTCATGGACATGGCTCTTGATCACTGTCGGCAGAGGTGCGGGGAATGA
- a CDS encoding SO_0444 family Cu/Zn efflux transporter yields the protein MNEFLWACWDILVDSSLWMLFGFFMAGLLRAFVPSDLVARHLGRNQSGNIFKAALFGVPLPLCSCGVIPAAAGLRRQGAGKGATASFLISTPETGVDSMAVSWALLDPLMTVLRPASAFLTAMVTGVLIDAADKDPVKEPGKEPGKDAAHGAGKGTLQDLRTTPDLTPLGAASACACCSCGGDPAAQSRFRRFLDGQRFAFDDLLADIAPWFTLGILLAGVITIYLPDDLGRMLPGGGLTAMLAMLVVALPMYVCATASTPIAAALALKGFSPGALLVFLLAGPATNAATMVMVGKMLGKKSAIIYVGSIIAVTLVCAVAADTLYLWLGYEVHAWLGDLGSEEGGLLSIVAALVMLAILGRALARTATQKFGLRG from the coding sequence ATGAACGAATTTTTGTGGGCATGCTGGGACATCCTGGTCGATTCGTCGCTCTGGATGCTGTTTGGTTTCTTCATGGCCGGGCTGCTGCGCGCCTTTGTGCCGTCCGATCTGGTGGCGCGGCATCTGGGCAGGAATCAGTCCGGAAACATTTTCAAGGCGGCGCTTTTCGGGGTACCCCTGCCCCTGTGCAGCTGCGGGGTCATCCCGGCGGCGGCGGGGCTCAGGCGACAGGGCGCCGGCAAGGGGGCCACGGCCTCTTTTCTCATTTCCACACCCGAGACCGGCGTGGACTCCATGGCCGTGAGCTGGGCGCTTCTTGATCCGCTCATGACCGTGCTGCGTCCCGCGTCGGCCTTTCTGACGGCCATGGTGACGGGCGTGCTTATCGACGCGGCAGATAAGGATCCAGTCAAGGAGCCAGGCAAGGAACCGGGCAAGGATGCCGCCCATGGTGCCGGCAAGGGCACGCTTCAGGATCTCCGGACGACACCGGACCTTACGCCCCTCGGCGCCGCGTCGGCCTGCGCTTGCTGTTCCTGCGGCGGCGATCCGGCCGCGCAATCGCGCTTCCGGCGCTTTCTGGACGGCCAGCGCTTCGCCTTTGACGATCTGCTGGCGGACATCGCGCCCTGGTTCACGCTTGGCATCCTGCTGGCAGGCGTCATCACCATCTACCTGCCCGACGACCTGGGCCGCATGTTGCCGGGCGGCGGGCTGACCGCCATGCTGGCCATGCTGGTCGTGGCCCTGCCCATGTATGTCTGCGCCACGGCCAGCACGCCCATCGCGGCGGCCCTGGCCCTCAAGGGCTTCTCGCCCGGGGCGTTGCTGGTCTTTCTGCTTGCCGGACCGGCCACCAACGCGGCCACCATGGTCATGGTCGGCAAGATGCTGGGCAAGAAATCCGCCATCATCTACGTGGGTTCCATCATCGCCGTCACCCTCGTCTGCGCTGTGGCGGCCGATACCCTCTATCTTTGGCTCGGCTATGAGGTGCACGCCTGGCTCGGTGACTTGGGATCCGAGGAGGGCGGCCTGCTCTCCATCGTGGCCGCCCTGGTCATGCTCGCGATCCTGGGGCGCGCGCTTGCGCGGACGGCGACGCAGAAATTCGGGCTGCGCGGATGA
- the lysA gene encoding diaminopimelate decarboxylase: MHYFQYKNGQLHAEDIAVADLVYEYGTPLYIYSATTLKRHYKAFDSAFEGIDHLTCYSVKANSNLSFLKILAQEGAGTDIVSGGELFRALRAGVDPKKIVYSGVGKKVVEIQEALFADILMFNVESVQELERINEVAAGLDKVARVSLRINPDVDPKTHPYVSTGLKENKFGLSRPDALKAYALAKSLPNVEPIGMDCHIGSQLTQLSPFMEALDKLKEFHGQLLEMGIKIKYMDLGGGLGITYNEETPPHPEELGKALVESLKDLDVTLILEPGRVIAGNTGILVTEVQYTKTNEDKTFVIVDAAMNDLVRPSLYGSYHRIASVREGNGEEMTADVVGPICESGDFLAKNRTFPKVGQGDLLAAFSAGAYGFVMSSQYNSRARAAEIMVEGDKHVVVRKREVYNDLVALEEDGLACIGRLKK, from the coding sequence ATGCACTATTTTCAATACAAGAATGGTCAACTTCACGCCGAGGACATCGCCGTGGCCGATCTGGTCTATGAATACGGCACGCCGCTCTACATCTATTCCGCGACGACGCTAAAGCGCCACTACAAGGCCTTCGATTCCGCCTTCGAGGGCATCGACCACCTGACCTGCTACTCGGTCAAGGCCAACTCCAACCTGAGCTTCCTCAAGATTCTGGCCCAGGAAGGCGCGGGCACGGACATCGTCTCCGGAGGCGAACTTTTCCGGGCGCTCAGAGCCGGGGTGGACCCGAAAAAGATCGTCTATTCGGGTGTGGGCAAGAAGGTCGTCGAGATCCAGGAAGCCCTCTTCGCCGACATCCTCATGTTCAACGTGGAGTCCGTGCAGGAGCTTGAGCGCATCAACGAAGTGGCCGCCGGACTGGACAAGGTCGCGCGTGTCAGCCTGCGCATCAACCCCGACGTGGACCCCAAGACCCACCCCTACGTGTCCACCGGCCTCAAGGAAAACAAGTTCGGCCTGTCCCGTCCCGACGCCCTGAAGGCTTACGCCCTGGCCAAGAGCCTGCCCAATGTCGAACCCATCGGCATGGATTGCCACATCGGCTCCCAGCTGACCCAGCTTTCCCCCTTCATGGAAGCGCTGGACAAGCTCAAGGAATTTCATGGCCAGTTGCTGGAGATGGGCATCAAGATCAAGTACATGGACCTGGGAGGCGGCCTTGGCATCACCTACAACGAGGAAACGCCTCCGCATCCCGAGGAACTTGGCAAGGCCCTGGTCGAGTCGCTGAAGGATCTGGACGTGACCCTCATCCTTGAGCCCGGCCGTGTCATCGCCGGAAACACCGGCATCCTGGTGACCGAAGTGCAGTACACCAAGACCAACGAGGACAAGACGTTCGTCATCGTCGACGCGGCCATGAACGATCTGGTTCGTCCCTCCCTGTACGGTTCCTACCATCGCATCGCTTCGGTGCGTGAAGGAAACGGCGAGGAAATGACCGCCGACGTGGTCGGCCCCATCTGCGAATCCGGTGATTTTCTGGCCAAGAACCGCACCTTCCCCAAGGTCGGCCAGGGCGATCTGTTGGCCGCCTTCTCGGCCGGAGCCTACGGATTCGTCATGTCCTCGCAGTACAATTCCAGGGCTCGCGCCGCAGAGATCATGGTCGAGGGCGACAAGCATGTGGTTGTCCGCAAGCGTGAGGTCTATAACGACCTGGTGGCGCTGGAAGAGGATGGGCTGGCCTGCATCGGCCGACTGAAGAAATAG
- a CDS encoding lipoprotein, producing the protein MKRILLFLFLVLVLAACGKKEWPQPIVSDEMIQINHMEARMEEGCVLINAKLGGRLVNLEYFMVEIEQDGCPTCPFTPSFVRKYYPYSSGVYRQENSYIFTICEPLPGQTLRIRLKADNTHQIISPALSEIITLTPSAP; encoded by the coding sequence ATGAAACGCATTCTTCTTTTCCTGTTTCTTGTTCTTGTGCTCGCCGCCTGCGGCAAAAAGGAATGGCCCCAGCCCATCGTCAGCGATGAGATGATCCAGATCAATCACATGGAAGCCCGCATGGAAGAAGGCTGCGTGCTGATCAATGCCAAGCTGGGCGGTCGGTTGGTCAACCTCGAATATTTCATGGTCGAGATCGAGCAGGACGGCTGCCCGACCTGTCCGTTCACTCCGTCCTTCGTGCGCAAGTACTACCCCTACAGTTCCGGGGTGTACCGTCAGGAAAACAGCTACATCTTCACCATCTGCGAACCACTTCCGGGACAGACCCTGCGCATCCGTCTCAAGGCGGACAACACGCACCAGATCATCTCCCCGGCGCTGTCCGAAATCATCACCCTGACCCCATCCGCCCCCTAA
- the mutS gene encoding DNA mismatch repair protein MutS — MNTVKVTPMMEQYLRVKGEYPGTLVFFRMGDFFELFFEDAEIAARELQITLTSRNPGAENPVPMCGMPHHAIDEYLRQLLDKGYKVALCDQVEDPKQAKGLVKREVTRVLTPGTVVEDMNLDAKGHNFLGALYWDADLGGGLAWVDFSTGVWSGIQTRSEAVLWQWLTKMNPRELLLTETQALPKGLEQWQAKLSRYPQKSYFDERGARDKILRAQAVPSLQTLDLDDKPALIRCCGALLTYLELTQKRDLSHLAPFTPLDLSATLLLDEVTERNLELFRTMDGSKGRGTLWQVLDQTQTPMGGRLLETRMHQPFKDLGSILPVQELVAYLHDGDMIREDLRRALDKVYDLERLCTRIVVNRSTPKDFAALKASLGVLPRLHQALLELESPPPRLGALLRDWDDLDDVHDLLARALADSLPPVITEGGLFRPGFDATLDELMDLTDHGETALTDMLERERKACDIPKLKLGYTKVFGYYFELSRAVVAEPPAHFIRRQTLVNAERYITEELKLLEEKLLSASDRRKAREYQLFLALREEVAGHRSRFMHMGKILAELDCAQGLAHAARKWEWSRPELHDGLEIAIKGGRHPVVEAVQGRSGYIPNDLTLDDSGRVLLITGPNMAGKSTVLRQVALICILAQMGGFVPASKARLGLCDRIFSRVGASDNLAMGQSTFMVEMTETARILRQAGKRSLVILDEIGRGTSTFDGLSLAWAVAEELARRQGGIRTLFATHYHELTVLEERLPGVRNYNIAIKEWKGDIVFLRRMVPGPADRSYGIEVARLAGVPASVVTRAKEILAVLERHAPGGAKRNDFISRQVSLPGMAKAAVPQKQPEEHEVLTALKKLNVNELSPLDALTLLHQWKAMAGLS; from the coding sequence ATGAACACGGTCAAGGTCACGCCCATGATGGAGCAGTACCTGCGGGTCAAGGGAGAATATCCGGGCACCCTCGTGTTTTTTCGCATGGGAGATTTTTTCGAACTCTTCTTCGAGGACGCCGAAATCGCGGCCCGGGAGCTGCAAATCACGCTCACCAGCCGCAACCCCGGCGCGGAAAACCCCGTGCCCATGTGCGGGATGCCCCATCACGCCATCGACGAATATCTGCGTCAGCTGCTGGACAAGGGCTACAAGGTGGCCCTGTGCGATCAGGTCGAGGACCCCAAGCAGGCCAAGGGGCTGGTCAAGCGCGAAGTGACCCGGGTGCTGACCCCCGGTACCGTGGTCGAGGACATGAACCTCGACGCCAAGGGCCACAATTTTCTGGGAGCCCTGTACTGGGATGCCGACCTTGGCGGAGGCCTGGCCTGGGTCGATTTTTCCACCGGAGTCTGGTCCGGCATCCAGACCAGAAGCGAGGCCGTGCTCTGGCAATGGCTGACCAAGATGAACCCGCGCGAGCTACTCCTGACCGAAACCCAGGCCCTGCCCAAGGGACTTGAGCAGTGGCAGGCCAAGCTTTCGCGCTACCCGCAAAAATCCTATTTCGACGAGCGCGGGGCCCGGGACAAGATCCTGCGCGCGCAGGCCGTCCCAAGCCTGCAGACCCTCGATCTTGACGACAAACCCGCCCTGATCCGCTGTTGCGGCGCGCTGCTGACCTATCTGGAACTGACCCAGAAGCGCGACCTGAGCCATCTTGCGCCCTTCACCCCGCTGGATCTCTCCGCCACCCTGCTTCTGGACGAGGTCACCGAGCGCAATCTGGAGCTTTTCAGGACCATGGACGGCAGCAAGGGGCGCGGCACCCTGTGGCAGGTCCTGGACCAGACCCAGACCCCCATGGGCGGCAGGTTGCTGGAAACCAGAATGCACCAGCCCTTCAAGGATCTCGGGAGCATCCTGCCTGTGCAGGAACTGGTCGCCTATCTGCACGATGGCGATATGATCCGCGAGGATCTGCGCCGGGCGCTGGACAAGGTCTATGATCTGGAACGTCTGTGCACGCGCATTGTAGTCAATCGCTCGACGCCAAAGGATTTCGCCGCGCTCAAGGCGTCGCTTGGCGTGCTGCCGCGCCTGCATCAGGCCCTGCTCGAACTTGAGTCCCCGCCGCCACGGCTTGGCGCACTGCTGCGCGACTGGGACGACCTGGACGACGTGCACGACCTGCTGGCCCGCGCGCTGGCCGATTCCCTGCCGCCGGTCATCACCGAAGGTGGGCTCTTCCGGCCGGGTTTTGATGCGACTCTCGACGAGCTCATGGACCTGACCGACCACGGCGAGACGGCGCTCACGGACATGCTCGAACGCGAACGCAAGGCCTGCGACATCCCCAAGCTCAAGCTCGGGTACACCAAGGTCTTCGGGTACTATTTCGAACTGAGCCGGGCCGTCGTAGCCGAACCGCCGGCCCATTTCATCCGCCGCCAGACCCTGGTCAACGCCGAGCGCTACATCACCGAGGAGCTCAAACTCCTGGAAGAGAAGCTCCTGAGCGCCTCGGACCGGCGCAAGGCCCGAGAATACCAGCTTTTCCTGGCTCTGCGCGAGGAAGTGGCCGGGCACCGCTCCCGTTTCATGCACATGGGCAAAATCCTGGCTGAACTTGATTGCGCCCAGGGTCTCGCCCATGCCGCGCGCAAATGGGAATGGAGCAGGCCCGAACTGCACGACGGACTTGAGATCGCCATCAAGGGCGGACGTCATCCCGTGGTCGAGGCGGTGCAGGGTCGCTCGGGCTACATTCCCAACGACCTGACCCTGGACGATTCGGGCCGGGTGCTGCTCATCACCGGACCGAACATGGCCGGTAAATCGACGGTGCTACGGCAGGTGGCGCTCATCTGCATCCTGGCCCAGATGGGCGGGTTCGTTCCCGCCTCCAAGGCCCGGCTTGGACTTTGCGACCGTATTTTTTCCCGGGTCGGCGCATCGGACAATCTGGCCATGGGCCAATCGACCTTCATGGTCGAAATGACGGAGACAGCACGCATCCTGCGTCAGGCGGGCAAACGTTCCCTGGTCATCCTGGACGAGATCGGGCGAGGCACGAGCACCTTCGACGGGCTGTCCCTGGCCTGGGCCGTGGCCGAGGAGCTGGCCCGGCGTCAGGGCGGAATCCGCACCCTTTTCGCGACACATTACCACGAGCTGACCGTCCTTGAGGAACGCTTGCCCGGGGTGCGCAATTACAATATCGCCATCAAGGAATGGAAGGGCGACATCGTCTTTTTACGCCGCATGGTCCCAGGGCCCGCAGACCGCAGCTACGGCATCGAGGTTGCCAGGCTGGCAGGCGTCCCGGCCTCGGTCGTGACCCGGGCCAAGGAAATTCTGGCGGTGCTGGAGCGACACGCTCCCGGCGGGGCCAAACGAAATGACTTCATCAGTCGACAGGTCTCCCTGCCCGGCATGGCCAAGGCGGCGGTCCCACAAAAACAGCCCGAGGAACACGAGGTTCTGACGGCCTTGAAAAAACTCAACGTCAACGAGCTTTCCCCCCTGGACGCACTCACCCTGCTCCACCAGTGGAAAGCAATGGCAGGATTGTCATGA
- a CDS encoding tetratricopeptide repeat protein, whose amino-acid sequence MQWLRSLLGLRDDHTDLFSPVPPNPALDALAAIDDLSRAMRNHHGAIEICSALGNLYRMRGELDRAIQMRSSLLQRADLGREDQSRIYFELGRDYSRAGILDRAQEALRKCRDIGGDNPALELELALLHAKGGDFLAASRQYRKMGLDLQAAHYLVRAATTGTEAADQSLLAEAREIYPASPEAWLEGIMFQISRESWDDVIALLDQGLGSVGTHLGFVLLDPLLDYEDSGVPVKAILPAAHLDALLAVIDRHPPELAPLHYAGCLLRAHGRVEEAKTWQEKTLLMSPAFWPARLELLTMSLPEQQMTPVFEFQLEFLLRRAREAKRFVCARCGLKRGQIFFCCPKCMSWHSITIRQLLSDEAS is encoded by the coding sequence ATGCAATGGCTAAGGTCCCTTTTGGGACTGCGCGACGATCACACCGACCTCTTTTCGCCCGTGCCGCCCAATCCGGCCCTGGACGCCCTGGCCGCCATCGACGACCTGTCCCGGGCCATGCGCAACCATCATGGAGCGATCGAGATCTGCTCGGCCCTGGGCAACCTCTACCGCATGCGCGGGGAGCTTGACCGGGCCATACAAATGCGCAGCTCCCTTCTGCAACGCGCGGATCTCGGACGCGAGGATCAGTCCCGGATCTATTTCGAGCTCGGACGCGACTACTCCCGGGCGGGCATCCTTGACCGCGCCCAGGAAGCATTGCGCAAGTGCCGCGATATCGGCGGCGACAATCCGGCCCTTGAGCTGGAGTTGGCCCTTCTGCATGCCAAGGGCGGGGACTTCCTGGCCGCCAGCCGCCAATACAGAAAAATGGGGCTCGACCTGCAGGCCGCGCATTACCTGGTCCGGGCCGCCACGACCGGAACCGAGGCCGCAGACCAGAGCCTGCTGGCGGAAGCCCGGGAAATCTATCCCGCCTCTCCCGAGGCCTGGCTGGAAGGGATCATGTTCCAGATCAGCCGTGAGTCCTGGGACGATGTCATCGCGCTGCTCGACCAGGGCCTGGGGTCGGTCGGCACGCATCTGGGCTTCGTGCTGCTCGATCCCCTGCTCGATTACGAGGATTCGGGCGTGCCGGTGAAGGCCATCCTGCCTGCGGCGCATCTGGACGCCTTGCTGGCCGTGATCGACAGGCATCCGCCGGAGCTTGCCCCGCTGCATTACGCCGGATGCCTGCTGCGCGCCCACGGCCGCGTCGAGGAGGCCAAGACCTGGCAGGAGAAAACCCTGCTCATGAGCCCCGCCTTCTGGCCCGCCCGCCTGGAGCTTCTGACCATGTCCCTGCCCGAGCAGCAGATGACTCCGGTATTCGAATTTCAGCTGGAATTTCTGCTGCGCCGCGCGCGCGAGGCGAAACGCTTTGTCTGTGCCCGCTGCGGCCTCAAACGCGGCCAGATCTTCTTCTGCTGCCCCAAATGCATGTCCTGGCACTCCATAACCATCCGCCAGCTCCTTAGCGACGAGGCGTCATGA
- a CDS encoding SDR family oxidoreductase, giving the protein MHNKILTALESKRHWLITGVAGFIGSNLLETLLRHDQQVTGLDNFSTGHKHNLGEVQSSVTPEQWARFRFIEGDIRDLPTCMEACRGVDYVLHQAALGSVPRSIVDPLLTNANNVTGFLNMLVAAKDSKVARFVYAASSSTYGDHPGLPKVEETIGKPLSPYAVTKYVNELYAEVFLRTYGMDSVGLRYFNVFGKRQDPEGAYAAVIPKWFAGLLREETVWINGDGETSRDFCFIDNCVQANILAACATAPEVAGSVFNVAFGQRTTLGELFYLIRDEATKFKPACAEALPSHRDFRAGDVRHSLADISRSRRLLGYDPAYGVRDGLAQAGEWYARHLG; this is encoded by the coding sequence ATGCATAATAAAATACTCACCGCCCTTGAATCCAAACGCCACTGGCTCATCACCGGAGTTGCCGGATTCATCGGTTCCAATCTGCTGGAAACCCTGTTGCGCCACGACCAGCAGGTCACGGGCCTGGACAATTTTTCCACCGGCCACAAACACAATCTAGGCGAAGTCCAAAGCAGCGTGACTCCCGAGCAGTGGGCCCGCTTCCGCTTCATCGAGGGCGATATCCGTGACCTGCCCACCTGCATGGAAGCCTGCCGGGGCGTGGACTACGTCCTGCATCAGGCCGCGCTCGGCTCGGTGCCCCGCTCCATCGTCGATCCCCTGCTGACCAACGCCAACAACGTGACCGGTTTTCTGAACATGCTGGTCGCCGCCAAGGACAGCAAGGTCGCGCGCTTCGTCTATGCGGCCTCAAGCTCCACCTATGGCGATCATCCCGGACTGCCCAAGGTCGAGGAGACCATCGGCAAGCCCCTTTCTCCCTACGCCGTGACCAAGTACGTCAATGAGCTCTATGCCGAGGTATTTCTTAGGACCTACGGCATGGACAGCGTGGGACTGCGCTACTTCAACGTCTTCGGAAAACGTCAGGATCCCGAGGGTGCCTACGCGGCGGTCATCCCCAAATGGTTCGCGGGGCTGCTGCGCGAAGAGACCGTGTGGATCAACGGCGACGGCGAAACGAGCCGTGACTTCTGCTTCATCGACAATTGCGTGCAGGCCAACATCCTGGCAGCATGCGCCACGGCTCCTGAAGTGGCTGGAAGCGTGTTCAACGTCGCCTTTGGCCAGCGCACCACCCTTGGCGAGCTTTTTTATCTCATCCGCGACGAGGCCACCAAGTTCAAGCCGGCCTGCGCCGAAGCGCTGCCCTCGCACCGGGATTTCCGGGCCGGGGATGTGCGACATTCCCTGGCGGATATTTCCAGGAGTCGCCGGCTGCTCGGCTATGATCCTGCCTACGGCGTCCGCGACGGACTGGCCCAGGCTGGAGAGTGGTACGCCCGGCACCTGGGCTGA
- a CDS encoding LapA family protein: protein MRYLKVLGLVALFFFSMLFFVQNHEILIQELALELKVFGWHYQTEAVPFYLIILMAFVIGSLLCTFYFFLEKIRLSKQCRQYKKEVDALEREVTSLRPKTMDEYTTTESTENIQN, encoded by the coding sequence ATGCGATATCTCAAAGTGCTGGGCCTGGTAGCCCTTTTCTTTTTCTCGATGCTCTTCTTTGTTCAGAACCATGAGATTCTAATCCAGGAACTGGCGCTGGAACTCAAGGTTTTCGGCTGGCACTACCAGACCGAGGCAGTGCCCTTCTACCTGATCATCCTCATGGCTTTCGTGATCGGGTCCCTGCTCTGCACGTTCTATTTCTTCCTGGAAAAAATCCGCCTGTCCAAACAGTGCCGCCAGTACAAGAAGGAAGTGGACGCCCTGGAACGTGAAGTCACATCCCTGCGTCCCAAGACCATGGATGAGTACACCACCACGGAATCCACCGAAAACATCCAGAACTAG
- a CDS encoding HIT family protein — MKTLHAPWRINYILGPKPDSCVFCLPESTDGDEERFVLHRAENCFVIMNIFPYSNGHLMVTPYRHVSKITDLDTRESHEIMDYVQKCSFILEQAFNPHGINIGVNIGEAAGAGIREHLHVHLVPRWNGDHSFMAVMSETSVLPEHLRSTYKRLKPFFNNLQR, encoded by the coding sequence ATGAAAACACTGCACGCGCCATGGCGCATCAACTACATACTCGGCCCAAAGCCCGACAGCTGCGTCTTCTGCCTGCCCGAATCCACGGACGGCGACGAGGAACGCTTCGTACTGCACCGCGCCGAGAACTGCTTCGTCATCATGAACATCTTTCCCTACTCAAACGGGCACCTCATGGTCACCCCGTACCGACACGTCAGTAAAATCACCGATCTGGACACGAGGGAAAGTCATGAGATCATGGACTATGTACAAAAGTGCTCTTTTATCTTAGAGCAGGCTTTCAATCCGCACGGAATCAACATCGGCGTGAACATCGGCGAGGCGGCCGGCGCCGGGATCAGGGAGCATCTTCATGTGCACCTTGTGCCGCGCTGGAACGGAGACCACTCCTTCATGGCCGTCATGTCGGAAACAAGCGTCCTGCCCGAGCATCTGCGCTCGACATACAAGCGCTTGAAGCCCTTTTTCAACAACCTTCAACGGTAG